The genomic interval CTGGCTTAGGACCCTTTCCCGGATGTCGATGCCCTGGCCCTTAGACACGTCTCCCGTCCAGTTCAGGCTCATCAGAAATCGGGTGATATTTCTCAGTTCCGCGTTATCCAGCTGCAACTGCTCTCTGATGGTGTGAGTGCTCAAGCCTTCATCGTCGGTTGCGGGATCGGTCAGAGCTGCGCGGACACCGGGTACAAACTCCAGGAGGGTGACGTACTTCTGGGTGGGAACATCTTGAACGAGAGCCAAGTCACCGACCCAAAGGCTGAGGGTTTCGCCCGGATAATAGCGAAATTCGCCATTGGCATTGGTAGTGCCACGTTGGCTCTGGGTCTGATAGGTCAGTCCGCTGAAGCCGTTGTAATTAAGCCGGCCGACCCTGGTGTCGTTGCTGTCGGAGCCGCCGTCGTCCAGGCATCCGGTGAGGGCGAGGGTAATTACCAGGGTCGCTGACAATCGATTCAGGTGGGCAGATCTCATGGTTTGCTTCGGTTCCCGGTGCGCGGGCGTCACGCTCCAATCGAAGAGTGAGCTCGTCGTTTGTAAGTTGTTGTAACCGGATTATAGGGATGGGGTGCTGCGGATATCGGGATACTCGTCGCAGTTTCCGTTTTTGCCTCGGATTCCGACGGCGGGTTTTGCACCTTGAAATAACCCGAGCTGCCACAATCAATAGCACTCTAAACGTTGGCCCCGGTGGATGTTCCTGCCGGGGGATAAGTGCCGCGGAATTCAGGATGGTTTATGTCCCACGCTCTTGAGATTGAAGGTCTGATCAAGACCTACGGTGATGGTTTCGAAGCCCTGAAGGGAATCGACCTGTACGTCGCCGAAGGTGATTTCTTTGCATTGCTCGGACCCAACGGTGCCGGCAAATCCACCACGCTGGGGATTGTCTGTTCACTGGTTAATAAGTCCGCCGGCAAGGTTCGAGTTTTCGGCAAGGACATAGATACCCACTTGTCCGATGCCAAGCTGAACCTCGGCGTGGTGCCCCAGGAATTCAATTTCAACCAGTTTGAGAAGGTCTTCGACATTGTTACGACCCAGGCCGGCTATTACGGCATTCCGCTCAAACAGGCGTCGGTGTCGGCCGAGAAATACCTCAAGAAACTGGGTTTGTGGGAGAAGCGGGACACGCCTGCGCGTATGTTGTCCGGCGGCATGAAGCGGCGGCTGATGATTGCGCGGGCCCTGGTTCATGAGCCCAAGCTGCTGATTCTGGATGAGCCGACCGCGGGAGTGGATATCGAGCTGCGTCGATCTATGTGGGCCTTCCTTGAGGAGATGAACCGCCAGGGCACCACCATTATCCTGACCACTCACTACCTGGAGGAAGCGGAAGCCCTGTGCCGCAACATCGCCATCATTGATCACGGGCGGATTCTGAAAAACACCAGCAAGAAAGACCTGTTGCAGGAACTGAGTGTCGAGACCTTCGTGCTGGATACCGCCACACCGTTGTCATCAGCACCAGAGCTGGCGGATTTTGCCACGCGCATTGATGGGGAAGGGGCGCTGGAACTGGACGTGCAGAAGGGCCAGGGCTTGAATCAGGTATTCGTTCAGTTGGACAAGTTGGATATCAAGGTAGTCAGTATGCGAACCAAGGCCAACCGCCTCGAAGAATTGTTTATTCGTATGGTGGAGGAAAACGCCTCGGAATCAAAAAATAGCCTGGAGGGTGTCGCATGAGGGCCCAGGCGCTAGCTACCGCATTCAATACCATTGTTACCCGGGAAATCCGCCGTTTTACCCGAATCTGGGCCCAGACCCTGCTGCCGCCTGCGGTCACCATGACCCTGTACTTCATCATTTTTGGCAACCTC from Marinobacter sp. LA51 carries:
- a CDS encoding ABC transporter ATP-binding protein; the protein is MSHALEIEGLIKTYGDGFEALKGIDLYVAEGDFFALLGPNGAGKSTTLGIVCSLVNKSAGKVRVFGKDIDTHLSDAKLNLGVVPQEFNFNQFEKVFDIVTTQAGYYGIPLKQASVSAEKYLKKLGLWEKRDTPARMLSGGMKRRLMIARALVHEPKLLILDEPTAGVDIELRRSMWAFLEEMNRQGTTIILTTHYLEEAEALCRNIAIIDHGRILKNTSKKDLLQELSVETFVLDTATPLSSAPELADFATRIDGEGALELDVQKGQGLNQVFVQLDKLDIKVVSMRTKANRLEELFIRMVEENASESKNSLEGVA